In Halovivax gelatinilyticus, the following are encoded in one genomic region:
- a CDS encoding hydantoinase/oxoprolinase family protein, with the protein MTRSSPGTRLGVDVGGTCTDVVSVRNGRLHVTKTPSTPDSPDEGVLRGVERVREAVGFDPSAVAAFVHGTTVATNAVLERDWTDVALVTTEGFRDALAIGRQARPDIYDYTERPPDPVVSRQRRFEVEERLGDRGQVRTPLCEADVRSVAARIRDYDVESVAVSLLFSFENDAHERRVREILDEELDDVTISLSSEVRPEIREYERTLATALDAALKPVMDRYLGRLEAGISDRAIDAPLRVMQSNGGTIGADSARRRPVNTLLSGPAAGVQGAAHVGGLCGESALITMDMGGTSCDVSLVSGGEPTVATDLEIGDYPVSVPSVDVHTIGAGGGSIAWVDEGGSLRVGPRSAGARPGPICYGRGGTEPTVTDAQVLCGRLDPDRFLGGESDDAGAGSTSVPDRARIEAAVAERVADPLGLDVEEAARGILAVANANMERALRVVSVERGHDPRRFALVAYGGAGPAHATALAESLDVSRVIVPRTAGVLSALGLLVSDRVVDRSTSMVRRLADVDPGALASVFAEVEREALAQLDESGSDSESDESDGPDSLRIERSLALRYAGQSFDLAVDLPDEELSPETLDAAADRFHAVHERRYGHASPDEPIELVTVRVRVHKPVDPPTLSAPATDAGDPIRTERSVDFDGTLRETPVYDRAGLPAGAAVDGPAIVEGTESTVVVRPGWAATVDEHGSLVLEVSS; encoded by the coding sequence AGGCGGTCGGATTCGACCCGTCGGCGGTCGCCGCGTTCGTCCACGGGACGACCGTCGCGACGAACGCCGTCCTCGAACGCGACTGGACCGACGTGGCGCTGGTGACGACCGAGGGATTTCGCGACGCGCTCGCGATCGGTCGACAGGCCCGCCCCGACATCTACGACTACACGGAACGACCGCCAGACCCGGTGGTCTCCCGCCAGCGACGGTTCGAGGTCGAAGAACGCCTCGGCGACCGGGGCCAGGTGCGGACGCCGCTCTGTGAGGCTGACGTCCGATCGGTCGCTGCACGAATTCGCGACTACGACGTCGAGAGCGTCGCCGTCTCGCTTCTGTTCTCGTTCGAGAACGACGCTCACGAGCGCCGGGTTAGGGAGATCCTCGACGAGGAACTCGACGACGTCACCATCTCGCTGTCGAGCGAGGTCCGTCCCGAGATCAGAGAGTACGAGCGGACGCTCGCGACCGCGCTCGACGCGGCGCTCAAACCCGTGATGGATCGATATCTCGGGCGACTCGAAGCGGGAATCTCTGACCGCGCCATCGACGCGCCGCTTCGGGTCATGCAGTCGAACGGCGGGACGATCGGCGCCGACAGCGCGCGACGGCGGCCGGTGAACACGCTCCTCTCCGGCCCGGCCGCGGGCGTCCAGGGGGCGGCGCACGTCGGTGGACTTTGCGGCGAGTCGGCGCTCATCACGATGGACATGGGCGGCACCTCCTGTGACGTCTCGCTCGTCTCCGGCGGCGAGCCGACGGTCGCGACGGATCTCGAGATCGGCGACTACCCGGTCTCCGTTCCGTCGGTCGACGTCCACACCATCGGGGCCGGCGGCGGCTCGATCGCCTGGGTCGACGAGGGCGGCTCCCTTCGGGTCGGCCCGCGCTCGGCCGGCGCCCGGCCGGGGCCGATCTGTTACGGCCGCGGCGGGACGGAACCGACGGTGACCGACGCGCAGGTGCTTTGTGGCCGGCTCGATCCGGACCGATTCCTCGGCGGTGAGTCGGATGACGCCGGGGCCGGTTCGACTTCGGTTCCCGATCGAGCGCGGATCGAAGCGGCGGTGGCCGAACGCGTCGCCGACCCCCTCGGTCTCGACGTCGAGGAGGCCGCCCGGGGAATATTGGCGGTCGCCAACGCGAACATGGAGCGCGCCCTTCGCGTCGTCTCCGTCGAGCGCGGACACGATCCCCGTCGGTTCGCCCTCGTCGCCTACGGCGGCGCGGGTCCGGCCCACGCGACGGCGCTCGCCGAATCGCTCGACGTCTCTCGGGTGATCGTCCCGCGAACGGCGGGCGTCCTCTCAGCGCTCGGTCTGCTCGTCAGCGACCGGGTGGTCGACCGGAGCACGTCGATGGTTCGTCGCCTCGCGGACGTCGATCCCGGCGCGCTCGCGAGCGTGTTCGCCGAGGTGGAACGCGAGGCGCTGGCACAACTGGACGAATCGGGTTCCGATTCGGAGAGCGACGAATCGGATGGGCCGGATTCCCTCCGAATCGAACGCTCGCTCGCCCTCCGCTACGCCGGTCAATCGTTCGACCTCGCGGTCGACCTCCCCGACGAAGAACTCTCCCCGGAGACGCTCGACGCGGCCGCCGACCGGTTTCACGCGGTCCACGAGCGCCGATACGGCCACGCCTCGCCCGATGAACCGATCGAACTCGTCACCGTCAGGGTTCGGGTTCACAAACCGGTCGATCCGCCGACGCTCTCGGCTCCAGCGACCGACGCCGGCGATCCGATCCGCACAGAGCGATCCGTCGACTTCGACGGAACCCTCCGCGAGACGCCGGTGTACGATCGGGCGGGGCTACCGGCCGGAGCCGCGGTCGACGGGCCGGCGATCGTCGAGGGAACCGAGAGCACGGTCGTCGTCAGGCCGGGGTGGGCGGCGACCGTCGACGAGCACGGCTCGCTCGTCCTGGAGGTGTCCTCGTGA